A section of the Humulus lupulus chromosome 2, drHumLupu1.1, whole genome shotgun sequence genome encodes:
- the LOC133819162 gene encoding TATA-binding protein-associated factor BTAF1-like isoform X2: MLWFTNDMVLNLIGLKSGRYLAELLGERQKLVPFIQILPHCNRLISQVWEVRHGSVMALREILTHQGASAGVFMPDLSFDGAQFFQLEDEFVSHRMKREREIDLNMQGPTDEFEPNMKMPKFTDVSSPWVDTMTIANIDCNSDINIKVEDGSMCDLLAEPITELSNLSSVKVESDSHLDTTLYSTKEDTTLYSNKEVTETAIFEDSSSIKETDVMKNISENSELMNWIKLARHSWLKNCQFLQECAIRFLCVLSLDRFGDYVSDQVVAPVRETCAQALGVVFKYMHPTSLHETLTILLEMQVNFIPKWEILQGSLLGIKYLVAVRKEILHELLGRVLPACKAGLEDPDDDVRAVAADALIPTAAAIVSLQGQTLNSIVMLLWDILLDLDDLSPSTSSVMNLLAEIYSQDEIIPKMLGSSKDSQEFDLYEVGFIDDSIGGMSMQENPFMLATLAPRLWPFMRHSIASVRYSAIRTLRLLEAGYKRNISDSCSSSFWPSFILGDTLRIVFQNLLLDSNDEILQCSERVWRLLVQSPKEDLEIAARSYMSSWIELASTPYGSVLDATKMFWPVALPRKSHFRAAAKMRAVNLENESHRNIPLESTNGAIPHERIGDDSINPVKIIVGTDVEMSVTRTRVVTATALGIFASMLEEGSTQYVVDPLSSALTSMAGVQRQVASMILISWFKEIKSGGSNENQGTTSSFPNHLRNWLLDLLACSDPTFPTKNSLLPYLELSRTYSKMRGEASQLLHTMESLGMFDNSLSITKPECETLSVDDAISFASKVPALCNDNVGNESVGHLEDMESARQRLLTTSGYLKCVQINLHVSVSALVAAAVVWMLELPAQLNPIILPLMASIRREQEERLQEKAAEALAELIYYCISRKPSPNDKLIKNVCSLTCMDPCETPQAAVIGSMEIIDDQDLLSFGTATNKQKTKGQMIAGGEDRSKVEGFIGRRGSELALKHLCDYFHTKRLLS, translated from the exons ATGCTCTGGTTTACTAATGATATGGTACTTAATTTGATTGGTTTGAAAAGTGGCAGATATTTGGCTGAATTACTGGGAGAAAGGCAGAAGTTGGTGCCATTCATTCAAATTTTGCCTCACTGTaacagacttattagtcaag TCTGGGAAGTTCGGCATGGTAGTGTGATGGCTTTGAGGGAAATTTTAACCCATCAAGGAGCTTCTGCTGGAGTATTTATGCCTGACTTGAGCTTCGATGGTGCACAATTTTTTCAATTAGAAGATGAATTTGTATCACATAgaatgaagagagagagagagattgattTGAATATGCAAGGACCAACAGATGAGTTTGAACCAAACATGAAAATGCCGAAGTTTACTGATGTGTCATCTCCATGGGTGGATACAATGACTATTGCCAACATAGATTGTAACTCTGACATCAATATAAAGGTTGAAGATGGTAGTATGTGTGATTTGCTTGCTGAGCCAATTACTGAGTTGTCCAACCTTAGCTCTGTTAAGGTGGAGTCAGATTCTCACCTTGACACTACATTGTATTCAACTAAAGAAGATACTACATTGTATTCAAATAAGGAAGTAACTGAGACAGCCATATTCGAGGACTCCTCCAGCATTAAGGAAACAGATGTGATGAAAAATATATCTGAAAATTCTGAGCTGATGAACTGGATTAAATTGGCTAGGCATTCTTGGCTTAAGAACTGCCAATTTCTTCAAGAATGTGCAATCCGCTTCCTGTGTGTTTTGTCATTAGACCG TTTTGGAGATTATGTATCTGATCAGGTTGTTGCACCAGTGCGGGAAACCTGTGCTCAGGCATTAGGTGTAGTTTTCAAGTACATGCATCCCACTTCACTACATGAAACATTGACTATCTTGCTAGAGATGCAGGTAAATTTCAT ACCAAAATGGGAGATTCTCCAGGGAAGTCTGTTGGGTATCAAATACTTGGTGGCTGTAAGGAAG GAGATTCTTCATGAATTGCTTGGACGTGTTCTCCCCGCATGTAAAGCTGGGCTGGAGGACCCTGATGATGATGTTCGAGCTGTTGCAGCTGATGCTTTGATACCAACAGCAGCTGCAATTGTTAGTCTACAGGGTCAGACATTGAATTCCATAGTGATGTTACTATGGGATATATTACTTGATTTGGATGATTTGAGTCCATCTACCAGCAG TGTGATGAATTTGTTAGCGGAAATTTATTCCCAGGATGAAATAATTCCAAAAATGTTGGGAAGTTCTAAAGACAGCCAAGAATTTGATCTATATGAGGTAGGCTTCATTGATGATAGTATTGGAGGAATGAGTATGCAGGAGAATCCTTTTATGTTAGCAACATTGGCTCCGCGTTTATGGCCATTTATGAGACATAGTATAGCATCAGTCCGTTATTCAGCTATTCGCACTTTG CGACTGCTTGAAGCTGGATATAAAAGAAACATTTCTGACTCTTGTAGTTCTTCATTTTGGCCATCATTTATACTTGGTGATACCCTTAGAATTGTCTTCCAGAATTTACTGTTGGATTCAAATGACGAAATTTTGCAATGTTCTGAGAGAGTTTGGAGACTCCTTGTTCAG TCTCCAAAGGAGGACCTGGAAATTGCTGCAAGGTCATACATGTCTTCTTGGATTGAGCTTGCAAGTACTCCATATGGTTCAGTGTTAGATGCTACAAAAATGTTTTGGCCAGTTGCCCTTCCACGGAAAAGTCATTTTAGAGCAGCAGCTAAAATGAGAGCTGTAAATCTTGAAAACGAATCTCATAGAAACATCCCCTTAGAATCTACAAATGGAGCTATTCCACACGAGAGAATAGGAGATGATTCCATTAATCCTGTTAAGATAATTGTTGGCACTGATGTGGAAATGTCAGTCACTCGTACCCGAGTGGTCACAGCAACAGCATTGGGCATTTTTGCATCTATGTTGGAAGAAGGGTCCACACAATACGTTGTTGATCCATTATCGAGTGCACTGACCTCTATGGCTGGCGTCCAGCGGCAG GTGGCATCTATGATTCTTATTTCTTGGTTCAAAGAGATAAAAAGCGGGGGCTCAAATGAAAATCAAGGAACTACGTCAAGTTTTCCCAATCATCTTAGAAATTGGTTGTTGGACTTGTTGGCATGCTCTGACCCTACATTCCCTACTAAAAATTCGCTTCTACCTTATTTAGAGCTTTCAAGAACCTATTCTAAGATGCGTGGTGAGGCTAGTCAGTTATTACATACTATGGAATCATTGGGTATGTTCGATAACTCGTTATCAATTACAAAGCCTGAATGTGAAACTTTGAGTGTGGATGATGCAATAAGTTTTGCATCCAAAGTTCCAGCCTTGTGTAATGATAATGTTGGGAATGAATCTGTTGGACATCTTGAGGATATGGAGTCAGCAAGACAACGACTTCTTACAACTTCAGGGTATTTGAAATGTGTGCAG ATTAATCTCCACGTTTCAGTCTCTGCCCTTGTTGCTGCAGCAGTTGTTTGGATGTTGGAGCTTCCCGCACAACTTAATCCAATTATCTTGCCTCTAATGGCTTCAATCAGAAGAGAACAG GAGGAGAGATTGCAAGAGAAGGCTGCTGAAGCACTTGCAGAActtatttattattgtatttcGCGTAAGCCTAGCCcaaatgataaattaattaagaaTGTATGTAGTTTAACATGTATGGATCCATGCGAGACACCTCAGGCTGCAGTTATTGGCTCCATGGAAATTATTGATGATCAAGATCTTCTTTCCTTTGGGACTGCCACTAACAAGCAAAAAACAAAGGGTCAGATGATAGCTGGTGGTGAAGACCGGTCGAAGGTCGAGGGCTTCATTGGCAGACGAGGGTCTGAACTTGCATTGAAGCATCTCTGTGACTACTTTCACACCAAGAGACTACTTTCATAA